A part of Paenibacillus donghaensis genomic DNA contains:
- the sdhB gene encoding succinate dehydrogenase iron-sulfur subunit, producing the protein MAETATAPKNVKLIITRQDDANSPSYAEEFELPYRPGMNVISALMEIQRNPVNAKGEGTVPVCWDSNCLEEVCGACSMVINGKPRQACAALIDNLEQPVRVEPMKTFPVVRDLVIDRSRMFNALKKVKAWIPIDGTYDLGPGPRMPEKKRQWAYELSKCMTCGVCLEACPNVNEKTNFIGPAAISQVRLFNAHPTGEMNADDRLDAIMEDGGIDGCGNSQNCVSACPKGIPLTTSIAEINKQTTKHMFKRWLGV; encoded by the coding sequence ATGGCGGAAACAGCTACAGCTCCCAAAAACGTGAAATTAATCATCACCCGCCAGGACGATGCCAACAGCCCGTCCTATGCCGAGGAATTTGAGCTTCCTTACCGTCCTGGCATGAACGTGATCAGCGCCCTGATGGAAATTCAGCGTAATCCGGTGAATGCCAAGGGTGAAGGCACGGTGCCGGTCTGCTGGGATTCGAACTGTCTGGAAGAGGTGTGTGGTGCCTGCTCCATGGTAATCAACGGCAAGCCACGACAGGCCTGTGCCGCGCTGATTGATAATCTGGAGCAGCCGGTGCGTGTAGAGCCGATGAAGACCTTCCCGGTGGTAAGGGATTTGGTTATTGACCGCAGCCGGATGTTCAATGCGCTGAAGAAGGTCAAGGCCTGGATTCCGATCGACGGAACCTACGATCTGGGACCCGGACCGCGTATGCCGGAGAAGAAACGCCAATGGGCTTATGAATTGTCCAAATGCATGACCTGCGGCGTCTGTCTGGAGGCCTGCCCGAATGTCAATGAGAAGACCAATTTTATTGGTCCGGCGGCGATCTCCCAGGTGCGGCTGTTCAATGCCCACCCTACTGGCGAGATGAATGCAGATGACCGGCTGGATGCGATCATGGAGGACGGCGGAATCGACGGTTGCGGCAACTCTCAGAACTGCGTCAGCGCCTGCCCCAAAGGCATTCCGCTGACCACCTCTATTGCCGAGATCAACAAGCAGACGACCAAGCATATGTTCAAACGCTGGCTGGGTGTGTAA
- the sdhA gene encoding succinate dehydrogenase flavoprotein subunit: MATADIIIVGGGLAGLMATIKAAESGAHVHLFSLVPVKRSHSVCAQGGINGAVNTKGEGDSPWEHFDDTVYGGDFLANQPPVKAMCEAAPGIIHLMDRMGVMFNRTPEGLLDFRRFGGTKRHRTAFAGATTGQQLLYALDEQVRRWEVEGLVTKSENWEFLSAIIDDEGVCRGISAQNLKTMEIETFPADAVILASGGPGIIFGKTTNSVINTGTAASAVYQQGVHYANGEFIQIHPTAIPGDDKLRLMSESARGEGGRIWTYKDGKPWYFLEEKYPSYGNLVPRDIATREIFDVCVDQGLGINGENMVYLDLSHKDPKELDVKLGGIIEIYEKFMGDDPRKIPMKIFPAVHYSMGGMWVDYNQMTNIPGLFAAGECEYQYHGANRLGANSLVSAIYGGMVSGPKAVEYIKGLKKSVQDISSSVFDGFHKKQVDKFESLLGMSGTENAYVIHKELGEWMTANMTVVRNNAKLEATIAKIKELKVRYGNINMSDTSRWNNQGVAFTRQLWNMLELSEAMTLGALLRNESRGAHYKPEFPNRNDEEFLKTTKATWSAEGPQISYEAVDVSLIPPRIRDYSKD; this comes from the coding sequence ATGGCAACAGCAGATATCATTATCGTGGGCGGCGGGCTCGCTGGTCTGATGGCTACGATCAAAGCGGCAGAGTCCGGTGCACATGTTCATTTATTCTCACTGGTACCCGTCAAGCGCTCCCATTCCGTCTGTGCGCAGGGCGGCATCAATGGTGCGGTGAATACCAAGGGCGAGGGAGACTCGCCCTGGGAACACTTCGACGACACCGTCTACGGCGGTGACTTCCTGGCCAATCAGCCTCCGGTAAAAGCGATGTGTGAAGCCGCTCCCGGCATCATCCACCTGATGGACCGCATGGGAGTGATGTTCAACCGCACGCCGGAGGGACTGCTCGATTTCCGCCGGTTCGGCGGCACGAAGCGGCACCGTACCGCTTTTGCGGGCGCGACTACAGGGCAGCAGCTGCTCTACGCGCTTGATGAGCAGGTGCGCCGCTGGGAAGTGGAAGGGCTCGTTACGAAAAGCGAGAATTGGGAGTTCCTCTCCGCCATTATCGACGACGAAGGCGTCTGCCGCGGCATCAGCGCCCAGAACCTGAAGACGATGGAGATTGAGACCTTCCCGGCGGATGCGGTCATTCTGGCCAGCGGCGGTCCGGGGATTATTTTTGGCAAAACGACCAACTCGGTCATTAACACCGGCACCGCGGCCAGCGCCGTCTACCAACAGGGTGTGCATTATGCCAACGGCGAATTCATCCAGATCCATCCGACGGCCATTCCGGGCGATGACAAGCTGCGGCTGATGTCGGAATCGGCGCGCGGTGAAGGCGGGCGGATCTGGACGTATAAGGACGGCAAGCCGTGGTATTTCCTTGAGGAGAAATATCCTTCTTATGGAAACCTGGTGCCGCGTGATATAGCTACTCGTGAGATTTTTGATGTATGTGTCGATCAGGGTCTGGGAATCAACGGCGAGAACATGGTCTACCTCGACCTGTCGCATAAGGACCCCAAGGAGCTGGACGTGAAGCTCGGGGGGATCATTGAGATCTATGAGAAATTCATGGGCGACGACCCACGCAAGATTCCAATGAAAATCTTCCCGGCAGTCCACTACTCGATGGGCGGCATGTGGGTCGACTATAACCAGATGACCAACATTCCCGGCCTGTTTGCGGCAGGCGAATGTGAATATCAATACCATGGGGCGAACCGGCTGGGTGCGAACTCGCTGGTATCGGCGATCTATGGCGGCATGGTATCGGGTCCCAAGGCTGTGGAATATATCAAAGGCCTGAAGAAATCGGTGCAGGATATCTCCTCTTCCGTATTCGACGGCTTCCACAAGAAGCAGGTCGACAAATTCGAATCCCTGCTGGGAATGTCAGGTACGGAGAACGCTTATGTGATCCATAAAGAGCTGGGTGAATGGATGACAGCCAACATGACGGTAGTGCGGAACAACGCGAAGCTGGAAGCCACCATCGCCAAAATCAAAGAGCTGAAGGTGCGCTACGGCAACATCAACATGAGCGACACCTCGCGCTGGAACAACCAGGGCGTGGCCTTCACCCGCCAGCTGTGGAATATGCTGGAGCTGTCGGAGGCCATGACACTTGGCGCGCTGCTGCGCAATGAGAGCCGGGGCGCACACTATAAGCCGGAATTCCCGAATCGTAACGATGAGGAGTTCCTGAAGACGACGAAGGCCACCTGGAGTGCCGAAGGGCCGCAAATCTCCTATGAAGCGGTAGACGTGTCGCTGATTCCACCGCGTATCCGCGACTATTCCAAGGATTAA